One window of the Zea mays cultivar B73 chromosome 3, Zm-B73-REFERENCE-NAM-5.0, whole genome shotgun sequence genome contains the following:
- the LOC109939259 gene encoding protein FAR1-RELATED SEQUENCE 5-like, whose translation MMLDDFHLHENNTLARLYDIRRDWVPAFFKGDYCGLMVSTQRSESMNKLVKSAHVDASTPLHQFAKQMMKLLHSRKMKEAKEALGCMGQKDTTTLYMFEIRVARAYTRAVMTRFQETVKYATAYRIDRDTEGEEHDWVVKHTTRSNKIVWGQHQFKIRADVDAGKYSCECKHWEHTGLFCVHLVRAFMHLQIERIPSEYILQRYTYSAHQDVAFSRDDRNLKGKDGETRSYRQKMLLKKAMKVVHHASMSKAGNDKALEMMDELLGLLMRVEPDIGTGESCGTSVCDDIQVEAYETEEMAIDNLRKLDDGNEEILMGSNTNECNNKDDQCNMQILTLEHNTDIRLVESSSMDVEARKKLEFHMEGVNLTRPDKAKPKGRTIKSSEQQVLKLGAKGAKKMSRKCQKCGIADGHNSRTCLTVEDNRVRLANLSGRKRGRPPGSRNKIIAAAPQWNETSTSKKRTVDVGDDDSSGRE comes from the exons ATGATGCTTGATGATTTCCACCTACACGAGAACAACACCCTTGCCAGATTATATGACATACGCAGAGATTGGGTACCTGCATTTTTCAAAGGAGATTATTGTGGTCTTATGGTCTCTACACAACGAAGCGAGAGCATGAACAAGTTAGTGAAGAGTGCCCACGTGGATGCAAGCACACCGCTTCATCAATTTGCAAAGCAAATGATGAAGCTATTGCATAGTAGGAAGATGAAAGAGGCCAAAGAGGCACTAGGATGCATG GGTCAAAAGGATACAACTACATTGTATATGTTTGAAATAAGAGTAGCAAGGGCATACACTAGAGCTGTGATGACAAGGTTTCAGGAGACAGTAAAATATGCAACTGCATACCGAATAGACCGTGATACAGAGGGTGAGGAACATGATTGGGTGGTGAAACATACTACAAGATCAAATAAAATTGTTTGGGGTCAACACCAATTCAAGATAAGGGCTGATGTGGATGCCGGAAAGTATTCATGTGAGTGCAAGCATTGGGAGCATACAG GTCTATTTTGTGTTCATCTTGTACGCGCTTTCATGCATCTACAAATTGAAAGGATCCCAAGTGAGTATATTTTGCAACGATACACATACTCCGCGCATCAAGATGTGGCTTTTTCAAGAGACGATAGGAATTTGAAAGGAAAAGATGGAGAAACTAGATCATatagacagaagatgttgcttaaaaaAGCAATGAAAGTAGTACATCATGCGAGTATGTCTAAAGCTGGGAATGATAAAGCCCTAGAGATGATGGACGAATTATTAGGGTTATTGATGCGTGTGGAGCCTGATATAGGTACTGGTGAGAGTTGTGGCACAAGTGTTTGCGATGACATCCAG GTCGAAGCGTATGAAACAGAAGAAATGGCTATAGACAACTTACGCAAATTAGATGATGGGAACGAG GAAATTTTAATGGGCTCTAATACAAATGAATGCAATAATAAGGATGATCAATGTAATATGCAGATATTAACATTGGAACATAACACTGACATTCGGCTGGTTGAGAGTAGTTCTATGGATGTGGAAGCTAGAAAG AAACTGGAATTTCATATGGAAGGTGTAAACTTGACGAGACCAGATAAGGCCAAGCCTAAGGGAAGAACAATCAAAAGTAGTGAGCAACAAGTTTTAAAATTGGGTGCGAAAGGAGCTAAGAAGATGAGCAGGAAATGCCAGAAATGTGGCATAGCTGATGGTCACAACAGCCGTACGTGTTTAACTGTCGAGGATAATAGGGTTCGATTGGCTAACCTATCTGGACGTAAGCGAGGACGGCCTCCTGGTTCAAGGAACAAAATCATAGCTGCAGCCCCGCAATGGAATGAGACATCAACGTCGAAAAAACGAACGGTGGATGTCGGAGATGATGATTCATCTGGTAGAGAGTAA
- the LOC103652651 gene encoding uncharacterized protein translates to MKNVDRPPSNPKRIIIQSTQECFSVDIPRAPAGTVRPETRRAADEDDDFMPSSKKRNLDDSPGKVLKKVVTKRRKAVPPPRQKLNVRCNPQDVLVSIQILNDRQQQAIARRGFSSILDMRLDALGSRSHLAWLMEKLDPNDMTIRAGPGKELKITKDTVHLILGLPNAGGGTALGIDEAVVANNLRAELGLSKEDFGVTALQDRLRKGSDDDLSIRCFFLILFNRLLFPTASWGITNHEVLLTEQMDRFHQIDWCQLIFNDLCQAAKKWHNRSVTNVSTTIYGCSIVILLYYLDHLHDSAAPLNKRGTPRIKYFDRNIIQALTRADKGKIRKGEEAFGHCSFRSSSETCYTDVPPVHAQFKHKTRTNAFDVPRPDPSGQHSIHIELPLIRDLISSKLNQLPSRHRMGFIEKLSHFDAEVGKACSVIKQNLQQIVEKQFNLSDVFGELIDEVLRAEAGDNEDAYDVQKTTSKSDDILPQTAS, encoded by the exons ATGAAGAACGTAGACCGACCACCTTCCAATCCAAAACGCATCATAATCCAGTCTACTCAGGAGTGCTTCAGCGTTGACATACCCCGTGCTCCGGCGGGGACTGTTAGACCCGAGACAAGGCGTGCTGCTGATGAGGATGATGACTTTATGCCATCATCCAAGAAGCGTAACTTGGACGACAGCCCTGGGAAAGTTTTGAAGAAGGTAGTCACTAAGCGGCGGAAAGCAGTGCCCCCACCCCGACAG AAGCTGAACGTCAGATGCAACCCCCAAGATGTGTTAGTAAGCATACAGATATTAAATGACAGACAGCAACAAGCAATTGCACGTAGGGGATTTTCTAGTATTCTTGATATGAGACTGGATGCACTCGGCAGCAGATCACACTTAGCTTGGCTGATGGAAAAGCTCGACCCCAATGACATGACAATTCGAGCTGGCCCTGGGAAGGAGCTGAAAATAACAAAGGATACGGTACACCTAATTTTGGGTTTACCGAATGCTGGGGGAGGAACTGCATTGGGCATCGATGAAGCTGTGGTTGCCAACAATTTGAGAGCTGAACTTGGGCTATCGAAAGAAGATTTTGGGGTTACAGCTCTACAAGATCGTTTGAGGAAAGGTTCTGACGATGATTTGAGCATCAGATGCTTTTTCTTGATATTGTTCAATAGGTTGTTGTTCCCTACTGCCAGCTGGGGAATAACGAACCATGAGGTTCTTTTAACCGAGCAGATGGATCGTTTCCACCAGATTGACTGGTGTCAGCTTATTTTCAATGATTTATGCCAAGCTGCCAAGAAGTGGCATAACAGGAGCGTTACGAACGTTTCTACAACCATCTATGGATGTTCCATCGTTATTCTT ctgtattatttggatcatttGCATGACTCAGCGGCACCCCTGAACAAACGTGGAACACCACGAATCAAATACTTTGATAGGAATATTATTCAAGCCCTGACAAGAGCTGACAAGGGCAAGATACGCAAAGGAGAAGAAGCATTTGGACATTGCTCG TTCCGAAGCTCCTCAGAGACCTGCTACACAGATGTACCACCCGTTCATGCACAATTCAAG CATAAGACCAGGACCAACGCTTTTGATGTTCCTCGTCCTGACCCATCTGGACAGCACTCAATTCACATCGAACTCCCGCTCATCAGGGATTTGATATCAAGCAAGCTTAATCAGCTTCCATCCCGCCACCGCATGGGTTTCATAGAGAAGCTGTCACATTTTGATGCGGAGGTTGGTAAGGCGTGTTCAGTTATTAAACAGAATCTTCAGCAGAttgttgagaaacaattcaatctATCTGATGTTTTTGGCGAGTTAATTGATGAGGTCCTCCGTGCCGAGGCGGGTGACAACGAAGATGCTTATGATGTGCAGAAAACCACATCAAAATCAGATGATATTCTTCCCCAGACAGCTAGTTAG